The following are from one region of the Nicotiana tabacum cultivar K326 chromosome 3, ASM71507v2, whole genome shotgun sequence genome:
- the LOC107801685 gene encoding uncharacterized protein LOC107801685 isoform X1 has translation MDQMDSLWSYQETMEEMRQKVLYTSLELEKLKMEASEEKRKNNEYVKQLIKLIKMAYQERDEARDQLQKLVNKINQADLLNPPSQIQVDCSLVKATKANSSTIESNSLTETYNYQSQNSSPVESFLDAVTSPELSNINVADSNAMPFVNQPLVPVSYTVVPQEMAKVDLDPASLVIESLVKGKTLPQQGKFLQAVLESGPLLQTLLVAGPLPRWRNPPQFQPLHIPPVSIKGCEAGIVTQNNAANSSQPYFEMTCGSSQMLSPYLGYHRLVSAGENCNSFVHLDKRQRLQ, from the exons ATGGACCAAATGGATTCTTTATGGAGTTATCAAGag ACAATGGAAGAAATGAGACAGAAGGTTCTATACACTAGTCTTGAACTTGAAAAACTGAAAATGGAAGCAagtgaagaaaagagaaagaacaaTGAATATGTGAAGCAATTAATCAAACTCATAAAGATGGCTTATCAAGAAAGAGATGAAGCAAGAGATCAACTTCAGAAACTAGTCAACAAAATCAATCAGGCTGATTTGCTCAATCCCCCTTCTCAAATCCAAGTTGATTGCTCACTAGTTAAGGCTACGAAGGCGAATTCAAGCACTATTGAATCGAATAGTCTCACTGAAACATACAATTACCAATCACAGAATTCATCCCCCGTCGAGTCCTTTTTGGATGCTGTTACATCCCCTGAACTTTCCAACATCAATGTGGCTGATTCAAATGCAATGCCATTTGTAAACCAGCCTCTCGTTCCGGTTTCATACACTGTTGTCCCTCaagaaatggcaaaagttgatcTTGATCCGGCCTCGTTGGTTATTGAAAGTCTTGTTAAGGGAAAGACATTGCCTCAACAAGGGAAATTCCTTCAAGCTGTTCTTGAATCAGGGCCACTTTTGCAAACATTACTTGTAGCCGGACCGCTTCCTAGATGGCGTAATCCGCCTCAGTTTCAGCCATTACATATTCCACCAGTTTCAATCAAAGGTTGTGAAGCTGGTATTGTCACTCAGAATAATGCTGCAAATTCTAGTCAGCCTTACTTTGAGATGACTTGTGGATCATCTCAAATGTTGTCACCTTATTTAGGATATCACAGATTGGTGTCTGCAGGTGAAAATTGTAACAGTTTTGTTCACCTGGACAAGAGACAAAGGTTGCAGTGA
- the LOC107801685 gene encoding uncharacterized protein LOC107801685 isoform X2 has translation MEEMRQKVLYTSLELEKLKMEASEEKRKNNEYVKQLIKLIKMAYQERDEARDQLQKLVNKINQADLLNPPSQIQVDCSLVKATKANSSTIESNSLTETYNYQSQNSSPVESFLDAVTSPELSNINVADSNAMPFVNQPLVPVSYTVVPQEMAKVDLDPASLVIESLVKGKTLPQQGKFLQAVLESGPLLQTLLVAGPLPRWRNPPQFQPLHIPPVSIKGCEAGIVTQNNAANSSQPYFEMTCGSSQMLSPYLGYHRLVSAGENCNSFVHLDKRQRLQ, from the coding sequence ATGGAAGAAATGAGACAGAAGGTTCTATACACTAGTCTTGAACTTGAAAAACTGAAAATGGAAGCAagtgaagaaaagagaaagaacaaTGAATATGTGAAGCAATTAATCAAACTCATAAAGATGGCTTATCAAGAAAGAGATGAAGCAAGAGATCAACTTCAGAAACTAGTCAACAAAATCAATCAGGCTGATTTGCTCAATCCCCCTTCTCAAATCCAAGTTGATTGCTCACTAGTTAAGGCTACGAAGGCGAATTCAAGCACTATTGAATCGAATAGTCTCACTGAAACATACAATTACCAATCACAGAATTCATCCCCCGTCGAGTCCTTTTTGGATGCTGTTACATCCCCTGAACTTTCCAACATCAATGTGGCTGATTCAAATGCAATGCCATTTGTAAACCAGCCTCTCGTTCCGGTTTCATACACTGTTGTCCCTCaagaaatggcaaaagttgatcTTGATCCGGCCTCGTTGGTTATTGAAAGTCTTGTTAAGGGAAAGACATTGCCTCAACAAGGGAAATTCCTTCAAGCTGTTCTTGAATCAGGGCCACTTTTGCAAACATTACTTGTAGCCGGACCGCTTCCTAGATGGCGTAATCCGCCTCAGTTTCAGCCATTACATATTCCACCAGTTTCAATCAAAGGTTGTGAAGCTGGTATTGTCACTCAGAATAATGCTGCAAATTCTAGTCAGCCTTACTTTGAGATGACTTGTGGATCATCTCAAATGTTGTCACCTTATTTAGGATATCACAGATTGGTGTCTGCAGGTGAAAATTGTAACAGTTTTGTTCACCTGGACAAGAGACAAAGGTTGCAGTGA